The following coding sequences are from one Candidatus Paceibacterota bacterium window:
- the recG gene encoding ATP-dependent DNA helicase RecG, which produces MQPEDLLTQHFRLKTDQVKALKKLGIEAVRDLLLHFPTRYGDVARITTVDSLRDKEHAQIYGHVKAIETKKSFHGKVPMAEATIRDDTGTVKAVWFHQPYIAKMIKEGALVRVEGEVSEKNGKPSFANPEIEAVNRIPTGVGDSLFSEDIELYAQPIYPESKGMTSRWIFHAIQKIMRAGVLDELSDPIPESIRERYKLPDLQTSLIWIHTPKKKEHADSARKRFAFEEIFFIQLQKQLSRKQYEKHPTFRIDRTYDELRTFIDSFPFEPTGAQKRSIKQILDDFKKDHAMSRLLEGDVGSGKTFVAAVTAKAVIDTRPDKEKDFGNLQVAYMAPTEVLARQHFESFKEFFADSPIKLGLITSSGCEKFPSKSNPSESTNISRKKLLQWVANGEIPILIGTHSLIQDSVEFENLAYVIVDEQHRFGTLQRAKLRKKDDDVFPHLLSMTATPIPRTLALTMYGDLDLTLLDEMPKERKQIKTAVVPPTKRQNVYAKIHQELEAGRQLYVICPRIDEPDPEQEQAILAKSVTEEAKRLKKDIFPDYEIDIMHSKMIPKEKNEVMEQFDSGEIDILVSTSVVEVGVNVPNATMIIIEGAERFGLAQLHQLRGRVMRSSHQSYCFVFTDSGSKKTKDRLEALKKAKNGFELAEYDLAQRGAGELAGRKQSGISDLGMEAIKNIKMVEAAREEAKTLVEADEKLKHYPLLRKRIASKGSDIHFE; this is translated from the coding sequence ATGCAACCTGAAGACCTCCTCACCCAACACTTCCGCCTCAAAACCGATCAGGTCAAGGCATTGAAGAAACTCGGAATCGAAGCGGTGCGCGATCTTCTTCTCCATTTCCCCACGCGCTACGGCGACGTAGCACGCATCACCACTGTCGACTCTTTGCGCGATAAAGAACACGCCCAGATCTACGGACATGTAAAAGCGATCGAGACCAAAAAGAGTTTTCACGGAAAGGTTCCTATGGCCGAGGCAACGATCCGGGACGACACCGGTACGGTTAAAGCGGTCTGGTTTCATCAGCCGTATATCGCCAAGATGATAAAAGAAGGCGCACTCGTACGCGTCGAAGGAGAGGTTTCCGAGAAAAACGGGAAGCCGAGCTTTGCTAACCCCGAAATTGAAGCTGTCAATCGTATCCCGACCGGTGTCGGCGACTCACTGTTCTCAGAGGATATCGAGCTCTACGCGCAGCCGATCTATCCGGAGAGCAAGGGCATGACCAGCCGCTGGATCTTTCACGCGATACAAAAGATCATGCGCGCCGGGGTGCTCGACGAACTCAGTGATCCGATCCCCGAGAGTATCCGCGAGCGATACAAACTGCCTGACCTGCAAACCTCTCTCATCTGGATTCACACCCCAAAGAAAAAGGAGCACGCTGACAGCGCCCGCAAACGATTTGCCTTCGAAGAGATCTTTTTTATTCAGCTACAAAAACAACTTTCGCGAAAGCAGTACGAGAAACACCCAACCTTTCGAATAGACAGAACGTACGACGAGCTACGCACATTCATCGACTCGTTTCCGTTTGAGCCGACCGGCGCGCAAAAGCGCTCGATCAAACAGATCCTGGACGACTTCAAAAAAGACCATGCCATGTCCCGCCTCCTGGAAGGAGATGTGGGCTCCGGTAAGACGTTTGTCGCTGCTGTGACCGCCAAGGCGGTGATCGATACGCGCCCTGATAAAGAAAAGGATTTCGGCAATCTACAAGTTGCCTATATGGCACCAACCGAAGTGCTCGCTCGTCAGCACTTTGAGTCATTCAAGGAATTCTTTGCAGACTCACCTATCAAGCTCGGCCTGATCACCTCAAGCGGCTGCGAAAAGTTTCCTTCAAAATCAAACCCGAGTGAATCCACTAATATCTCCCGCAAAAAACTTCTCCAGTGGGTCGCTAACGGCGAGATCCCGATCCTGATCGGGACACACTCACTTATTCAAGATTCGGTCGAGTTTGAAAACCTAGCCTACGTGATCGTTGACGAACAACACCGCTTCGGCACGCTCCAACGCGCCAAGCTGCGTAAAAAAGACGATGACGTGTTCCCCCACCTGCTGTCGATGACCGCCACACCGATTCCGCGCACGCTTGCCTTGACCATGTACGGCGACCTCGACCTCACTCTGCTCGATGAGATGCCCAAGGAACGCAAGCAGATCAAAACCGCAGTTGTTCCGCCGACCAAGCGTCAAAATGTTTACGCCAAGATCCACCAAGAGCTCGAGGCTGGCCGGCAACTCTATGTGATCTGCCCGCGCATCGATGAGCCGGATCCTGAACAAGAGCAAGCAATTCTGGCCAAGTCAGTGACCGAGGAAGCCAAGCGGCTTAAGAAAGATATCTTTCCCGACTACGAGATAGACATTATGCACAGTAAGATGATCCCTAAAGAGAAGAATGAGGTTATGGAGCAGTTCGATTCAGGCGAGATCGATATCTTAGTTTCGACCTCGGTGGTGGAAGTGGGCGTGAACGTCCCCAACGCCACGATGATCATCATCGAAGGCGCTGAGCGATTCGGGCTGGCGCAACTTCACCAGCTGCGCGGTCGAGTCATGCGATCCTCACACCAATCGTACTGCTTTGTCTTCACCGACTCAGGTTCAAAGAAAACCAAGGATCGTCTTGAAGCGCTGAAAAAAGCCAAGAATGGATTCGAGCTCGCTGAGTACGACCTTGCACAACGCGGCGCCGGCGAGCTGGCCGGCAGAAAACAGTCCGGCATCTCCGACCTTGGCATGGAAGCGATCAAAAACATAAAGATGGTCGAGGCAGCTCGAGAGGAAGCAAAGACGCTTGTTGAGGCTGATGAAAAACTCAAGCACTATCCGCTACTGCGTAAACGTATTGCCTCAAAAGGCAGCGACATACATTTCGAATAA
- a CDS encoding peptidoglycan-binding protein, translating into MSTFKTFSELALVVVVAMLIGVPVVGQAQQGNSGQIEQLRNQITQIQQQIKELRQNKETDEEENATSSDQEGAGNRPGAAGPPSFGDRLPEQASDRAKQVMQCLELGRTLRAGDAGTTVEQVQKSLKEQGFFEYPEATGYFGPITEEAVQKFQQAKGIVDSGSPETTGFGQIGPRTRAALAQATCLRETASSENNDDDSDDTATSTNDEEDNEKEDVEDASTTSSNNNDDEDEATNEDNDDADEEDQEEDISDSEIEDAIAQEIRDNQTGFNLDPDQPEMDYDLNEDGKVNIVDVGLITDFDSLSEEDQDSVREILLDAVRERFTGFDELSDEHNLDVNSDQKIDTVDVSLIRDAFTF; encoded by the coding sequence ATGAGTACATTTAAAACATTCTCCGAACTTGCTCTTGTGGTAGTTGTTGCAATGCTGATTGGTGTGCCTGTTGTCGGTCAGGCCCAACAGGGCAATAGCGGCCAGATCGAACAGCTGCGGAATCAAATAACTCAGATCCAACAGCAGATCAAGGAGTTGCGGCAGAATAAAGAAACGGATGAGGAAGAAAATGCCACCTCCAGTGATCAAGAAGGTGCGGGTAACCGACCTGGTGCTGCCGGCCCACCAAGTTTCGGTGACCGTTTGCCTGAGCAAGCGAGCGATCGGGCTAAACAAGTAATGCAGTGCTTGGAGCTTGGTCGAACACTTCGAGCAGGTGATGCAGGAACCACAGTCGAGCAGGTTCAGAAATCACTCAAAGAGCAGGGATTCTTTGAGTATCCGGAAGCGACCGGATACTTCGGTCCGATAACCGAAGAGGCAGTGCAGAAGTTCCAGCAGGCCAAAGGCATTGTCGACAGCGGTTCTCCTGAAACAACCGGCTTTGGTCAGATCGGTCCGCGTACGCGCGCCGCTCTTGCTCAAGCAACCTGTCTTCGCGAGACGGCATCGTCGGAAAATAACGATGATGACAGCGATGACACAGCAACGTCAACAAATGACGAAGAAGATAACGAAAAAGAGGATGTAGAGGATGCCTCTACAACATCATCGAATAATAATGATGATGAAGATGAAGCAACAAATGAAGACAACGATGACGCTGATGAAGAAGATCAGGAAGAAGACATATCCGACTCTGAGATCGAGGACGCCATCGCCCAAGAGATCAGAGACAATCAGACCGGTTTTAACCTCGATCCTGATCAGCCGGAGATGGACTATGACCTTAACGAAGACGGAAAGGTCAACATTGTAGACGTAGGCTTGATCACTGACTTTGACTCACTCTCAGAAGAGGATCAAGACAGTGTTCGGGAGATCCTTTTGGACGCTGTCCGAGAGCGGTTCACCGGTTTTGATGAACTGTCTGATGAGCACAATCTAGACGTCAATAGCGACCAGAAAATTGACACTGTCGACGTGTCACTTATTCGAGACGCGTTTACGTTCTAA
- the ftsH gene encoding ATP-dependent zinc metalloprotease FtsH: MALFGNDNNEGGDKKNVKISMKGSGAPKRPFWVNLLTTLLVFVLLIAAYSFVIDQQEGPESITISELMEDIRDGQVAGITIDGNDLAIEYADGDKKTAQKEADAALSETFRNYDISSEQLSVVDIEVEREGGLGFWLMNLAPFLIPLIFIVIFLWFIMRQVKGAGMQAFTFGQSKARMTSPDDKGQRVRFKDVAGAKEAKEELSEIVDFLKNPKKFLKIGAKIPKGVMLMGAPGTGKTLLARAVAGEAGVAFFSISGSEFVEMFVGVGASRVRDLFKMAKQAAPAIIFVDEIDAIGRVRGSGMGGGNDEREQTLNQILVEMDGFEPNEKVIVMAATNRPDVLDPALLRPGRFDRRVTIDLPDKSDRKAILNVHAQKKPLAEDVDFEVIAQRTPGFSGADLYSLVNEAAILAARETRNHISQFDLIRSIEKVMLGPERRSHVLSMREKKITAYHEAGHALVASVLPHTDPVHKISIISRGRAAGYTLKLPFEDRRLHSKNQFLDDISMSLGGYVAEQMVFGDITTGASNDLQVLSATARAMVTKYGMSETLGPVAYDMDDGKPHYGMDEGSEYSEEVNAKIDAEVTRIINEAHDKAKQVLTDHRKVLEVITNRLIEVETIERDEFEEILVAHGIEVKKKEEDAVPDVKHVGGHVG; the protein is encoded by the coding sequence ATGGCACTATTTGGAAACGACAATAATGAAGGGGGAGACAAGAAAAACGTTAAGATCTCAATGAAGGGGAGCGGCGCACCGAAACGACCGTTTTGGGTGAATTTACTCACGACATTGCTGGTCTTTGTATTGCTTATCGCAGCGTATTCGTTCGTGATCGATCAGCAAGAAGGGCCTGAATCGATCACTATTTCTGAACTCATGGAAGACATACGAGACGGGCAGGTCGCCGGCATTACCATAGATGGGAACGACCTGGCTATTGAGTACGCCGATGGCGATAAGAAGACCGCTCAGAAAGAAGCAGACGCAGCGCTTTCCGAGACATTTCGAAATTACGACATCTCTTCGGAGCAGCTTTCCGTTGTGGATATAGAAGTAGAGCGGGAAGGCGGGCTTGGATTTTGGCTTATGAACCTGGCGCCGTTTTTGATCCCGCTTATTTTCATCGTCATCTTTCTCTGGTTTATTATGCGACAAGTGAAAGGAGCGGGGATGCAGGCATTCACGTTCGGTCAGTCAAAGGCGCGTATGACCTCCCCTGATGACAAGGGACAACGAGTCAGATTCAAAGATGTGGCCGGTGCGAAGGAGGCAAAAGAAGAGTTGTCTGAGATCGTAGACTTCCTGAAGAATCCGAAAAAGTTTCTTAAGATCGGCGCAAAGATACCCAAGGGTGTGATGTTGATGGGTGCTCCGGGCACCGGAAAAACCTTGCTTGCCCGCGCTGTTGCCGGTGAGGCGGGCGTAGCATTCTTCTCTATCTCTGGTTCGGAGTTTGTTGAGATGTTCGTTGGTGTTGGAGCAAGTCGAGTACGCGATCTCTTTAAGATGGCCAAGCAAGCTGCGCCGGCTATTATTTTTGTGGATGAGATCGATGCTATTGGTCGGGTGCGTGGATCGGGAATGGGTGGTGGCAATGACGAGCGGGAGCAAACCCTCAACCAGATCTTAGTAGAGATGGACGGGTTTGAGCCAAATGAAAAAGTTATCGTCATGGCTGCAACGAACCGACCGGACGTGCTTGACCCTGCATTACTTCGCCCGGGTCGTTTCGATCGCCGAGTTACGATCGATCTGCCGGACAAAAGCGACCGAAAAGCGATCCTTAATGTGCACGCTCAGAAGAAGCCGTTGGCCGAAGATGTTGATTTCGAGGTTATTGCACAGCGAACCCCCGGTTTCTCCGGTGCTGATCTTTACAGCTTGGTCAATGAAGCGGCGATCCTTGCTGCTCGAGAGACCCGTAACCACATCTCTCAGTTTGATCTGATCCGTTCGATCGAGAAGGTGATGCTTGGTCCGGAGCGGCGAAGCCATGTTCTCTCGATGCGTGAGAAAAAGATCACGGCCTATCACGAAGCAGGGCACGCGCTTGTTGCGAGTGTGCTGCCGCACACTGATCCGGTACACAAGATATCGATCATCTCACGCGGTCGTGCTGCCGGTTATACGCTGAAGTTACCGTTTGAAGACAGACGACTTCACTCAAAGAATCAATTTTTGGATGATATCTCGATGTCGCTTGGTGGATATGTTGCCGAGCAAATGGTGTTCGGTGATATTACAACCGGGGCATCGAACGACCTCCAGGTTCTGTCTGCTACGGCGCGAGCAATGGTGACCAAGTACGGTATGTCGGAAACACTTGGTCCGGTTGCGTATGATATGGACGATGGCAAACCTCATTACGGTATGGACGAAGGAAGTGAGTATTCGGAAGAAGTGAATGCGAAAATTGATGCCGAGGTGACACGTATCATTAACGAGGCTCATGATAAGGCAAAGCAGGTCCTCACGGACCATCGAAAAGTTCTCGAAGTTATCACCAATCGTCTTATAGAAGTTGAAACGATCGAGCGTGATGAGTTCGAGGAGATCTTGGTTGCCCATGGTATTGAAGTAAAGAAAAAAGAAGAGGACGCAGTGCCTGACGTTAAACATGTTGGAGGACATGTGGGGTAG
- the smpB gene encoding SsrA-binding protein SmpB, giving the protein MALIQNKKFHLNFEAQETFEAGIELFGFEVKSVRNKLGSLDGAYVIVRGGEAYLVNTYIPPYQPANSPDDYDPYRTRRLLLKKKEIAELAGAEQQKRLTIVPKSMYNSRGKIKVEIAIAQGKKKYDKREDIKKRDMKRDVERDLRDL; this is encoded by the coding sequence ATGGCCTTGATCCAGAATAAGAAATTTCATCTTAACTTTGAAGCTCAAGAAACGTTTGAGGCGGGCATTGAACTCTTCGGCTTCGAAGTTAAATCGGTCCGCAACAAACTCGGCTCACTCGATGGCGCATATGTCATTGTCCGTGGTGGCGAGGCGTATTTAGTGAACACATATATACCTCCCTACCAGCCGGCAAATTCCCCAGATGACTATGATCCGTATCGAACCCGACGCCTTCTTTTGAAAAAAAAGGAGATCGCGGAATTAGCCGGAGCAGAGCAACAAAAGCGATTGACAATCGTACCGAAATCGATGTATAATAGTCGAGGAAAGATCAAGGTTGAGATCGCGATCGCACAAGGAAAGAAAAAGTACGACAAGCGTGAAGACATCAAAAAGCGTGATATGAAGCGAGATGTAGAGCGCGACCTTAGAGACCTGTAG
- a CDS encoding GIY-YIG nuclease family protein, giving the protein MYYIYMARNKTNYLYVGMTDNPHRRLTEHNNGSGSIHTKSGRFSLVFIEEHQTLEKARQREIQIKKWTRDKKEKLITRYKQGLPTRP; this is encoded by the coding sequence ATGTATTACATCTATATGGCACGAAATAAAACAAATTATCTTTACGTCGGTATGACCGACAATCCACACCGGCGACTTACGGAGCATAACAACGGTAGCGGTTCCATCCATACTAAATCAGGAAGATTTTCCCTAGTTTTTATTGAAGAACACCAGACATTAGAGAAAGCCCGCCAGCGTGAAATACAAATCAAAAAGTGGACGCGTGACAAAAAAGAGAAACTTATCACTCGATACAAACAAGGTCTCCCGACCAGACCATAG
- a CDS encoding ZIP family metal transporter: MFEVFIYSLLVMAASLTGVLAIWNRAGWFIEKNLRFLVSFSAGVFLVVSYELVNETLHVATNLFSGLFWVAVGAIGIWFVFWLLPVFHHHHDEHEETHSHTRVDARRILMGDAIHNLGDGVLLAVAFTVSSALGVITAISIFVHELVQEVSEFFVLRQAGYSVVKAISINFAISSTILVGSIGGILLLDLFAVLETPVLGIAAGAFLVVVFFDLIPHSVRSSQTKTQHGQHLVWFLVGLVLMFGVNQVAVHSHGEEGDLHGHDHSHEEEEFHDEEIHEYDDEHDDHAHEEEGHGHEH, encoded by the coding sequence ATGTTTGAGGTATTTATATATTCATTATTGGTTATGGCCGCTTCGCTCACCGGTGTGTTGGCGATATGGAACCGTGCGGGGTGGTTTATCGAGAAGAATTTACGGTTTTTGGTGAGTTTTTCCGCCGGTGTGTTTTTGGTGGTTTCGTATGAATTAGTTAATGAAACCCTGCATGTCGCTACGAATCTCTTTTCAGGATTGTTTTGGGTTGCAGTCGGGGCCATCGGTATCTGGTTTGTCTTCTGGCTTCTGCCGGTCTTTCACCACCACCATGATGAACATGAAGAAACCCATAGTCACACCAGGGTCGACGCGCGTCGCATCCTTATGGGTGATGCGATCCATAACCTAGGTGACGGTGTGCTTCTGGCAGTAGCCTTCACCGTAAGTTCGGCGTTAGGGGTGATCACGGCGATCAGTATTTTTGTTCACGAGTTGGTCCAGGAGGTTTCTGAATTTTTCGTACTTCGCCAGGCCGGCTATTCAGTTGTGAAGGCAATTAGTATTAATTTTGCCATTTCTTCCACTATTCTGGTTGGTTCGATCGGCGGTATATTGCTGTTGGATCTTTTTGCTGTTCTTGAGACACCGGTCTTGGGAATTGCCGCCGGAGCGTTTCTGGTCGTGGTTTTCTTTGATCTTATTCCGCATTCAGTACGTAGTTCACAAACAAAAACTCAGCACGGACAACACCTCGTATGGTTTTTGGTCGGGTTAGTTCTGATGTTCGGAGTTAACCAGGTTGCTGTGCATTCCCATGGGGAAGAGGGAGATTTGCATGGACATGATCACAGTCATGAGGAAGAGGAATTTCATGATGAAGAAATACATGAGTATGACGACGAGCACGACGATCATGCTCATGAGGAAGAGGGGCACGGTCACGAGCACTAA
- a CDS encoding CARDB domain-containing protein, with product MNISHFYGLFASQKNRSVLLFRVLAIAIVVAIGFGLFPSSAQAAVADWHQGVTIVSEYESQLRSDNFKQSIRNLKEVGVTHVSIVLEFKQDGTSNSLFYRHWRTPSDATLRDGIDYIHSQDLDVVLKPHIDPEDGTWRAHIKPNDRDTWYRNYEDMLVHYARIAQEKNVDGMIIGSELIKVASSRENSDNERRWREMISAVREEFSGWLTYSANWGSGSFANEKTGIEFWDALDYLGISAYYPLTGSSKDDYVDAWGRRYSDDIRPFQQENGNMPIMFTEVGYRSVEFANNQPWDGWGDTSQQKQADLYRALFEYWDRHDSMKGVSLWHWEGDPNAGGDGDRNFTPQNKEAEEVMAEWFVGSGGGNGGTPPPPSAETSFDISGNDSDARVGNSTTISFNVKNTGDPVSNAIVDLEIYGQNGAKVHQEYKTGQSFTDGQQRGYDFSWQPQSVGEYRVAAAVFSNSWSLYTWENSVGTVTVTQELGDPDFSVAGGSSPETLVLGESTELQVRVRNDGESASDVIVDAEVYNEQGVKVHQEYRTGQSFGSGDERDFSFDWKPNENGAYQIKAGIFTGSWSLYTWNNDLGNVSVSDNTTLPDEIDVAFPSIDGQTMGETETFRARLVDTSPLSYTMHWRVGSGQLVEMSEIDGGYKTADVNFSNWSWKSDGVYMITFVAKDMNNDTVAEYAVEVRVP from the coding sequence ATGAATATCTCTCATTTTTATGGTCTGTTTGCATCCCAAAAAAATCGCTCAGTGCTATTGTTTCGTGTATTAGCAATAGCCATTGTAGTCGCTATCGGTTTTGGCTTGTTTCCTTCATCCGCTCAAGCTGCAGTTGCTGATTGGCATCAGGGAGTTACCATTGTTTCTGAGTATGAAAGTCAGTTGCGGAGCGATAATTTCAAGCAATCGATCCGGAACCTGAAAGAAGTCGGTGTAACGCATGTATCGATCGTTCTGGAGTTTAAACAAGATGGGACCAGCAATAGTTTGTTTTATCGTCACTGGCGTACACCTAGTGACGCGACGCTCCGAGACGGTATCGATTATATTCATTCACAAGATCTGGATGTGGTGTTAAAACCCCACATTGATCCGGAAGATGGAACCTGGCGAGCACATATCAAACCGAACGACCGCGATACCTGGTACCGAAACTACGAGGATATGCTTGTTCACTACGCGCGCATTGCTCAGGAAAAAAATGTCGACGGGATGATTATTGGCTCGGAGCTGATCAAGGTCGCATCTTCAAGAGAGAATAGCGACAACGAACGGCGCTGGCGTGAAATGATATCCGCAGTTCGGGAAGAGTTTAGTGGATGGCTTACGTACAGTGCTAATTGGGGAAGCGGTAGTTTTGCGAACGAAAAAACCGGTATAGAGTTTTGGGATGCCCTTGATTATCTCGGTATTTCAGCGTACTACCCGCTGACCGGGAGTAGCAAAGACGACTACGTGGATGCGTGGGGTAGACGGTATAGCGACGACATACGCCCGTTTCAACAAGAAAACGGCAATATGCCTATTATGTTCACTGAGGTCGGCTATCGCAGTGTTGAGTTCGCGAACAATCAGCCGTGGGACGGATGGGGAGATACGAGCCAGCAAAAACAAGCCGATCTGTACCGTGCCCTGTTTGAATACTGGGATCGGCACGACAGCATGAAAGGAGTGTCGCTGTGGCATTGGGAAGGAGACCCGAATGCAGGTGGTGATGGTGATAGAAATTTCACACCGCAGAACAAAGAAGCAGAGGAAGTTATGGCTGAGTGGTTTGTCGGATCGGGTGGAGGAAACGGAGGAACGCCTCCGCCACCTTCTGCTGAGACTTCTTTTGATATAAGCGGAAATGATTCTGATGCTCGTGTTGGGAATTCAACAACAATTTCATTTAATGTAAAAAATACCGGAGACCCGGTATCGAACGCGATCGTTGATCTGGAGATCTACGGTCAAAATGGCGCAAAGGTGCATCAAGAATATAAGACAGGTCAGTCGTTCACGGATGGTCAGCAGCGCGGGTATGATTTTTCGTGGCAACCACAAAGTGTCGGTGAATACAGGGTTGCAGCAGCTGTCTTTAGCAATTCGTGGTCGCTTTATACGTGGGAGAATAGTGTGGGCACGGTAACGGTTACACAGGAGCTGGGAGACCCGGACTTTAGTGTTGCCGGAGGCAGTTCGCCGGAAACACTTGTGCTGGGAGAATCGACCGAACTTCAAGTGCGTGTGCGCAACGACGGAGAATCTGCTTCTGATGTGATCGTTGATGCGGAGGTGTACAACGAACAAGGAGTGAAGGTTCATCAGGAATATAGAACAGGTCAGTCGTTTGGTTCGGGAGATGAGCGCGATTTCAGTTTTGATTGGAAGCCAAATGAAAATGGAGCATATCAGATAAAGGCTGGAATCTTTACCGGCTCGTGGAGTCTGTATACGTGGAATAACGATCTTGGAAATGTGAGTGTGTCTGACAACACAACTTTGCCGGATGAGATCGACGTCGCGTTTCCAAGTATTGATGGGCAGACGATGGGTGAGACCGAAACATTTCGAGCGCGTCTCGTAGATACTTCGCCTTTATCCTACACAATGCACTGGCGCGTTGGCAGCGGTCAGCTCGTGGAAATGAGTGAGATTGACGGTGGTTATAAGACCGCTGATGTAAACTTCAGTAATTGGAGTTGGAAAAGCGACGGAGTATATATGATCACTTTTGTAGCAAAGGACATGAACAATGACACGGTTGCTGAGTACGCAGTCGAGGTGAGAGTGCCTTAA
- a CDS encoding ATP-grasp domain-containing protein translates to MPSTPETNIVLFVGLTPALLGPIQALKKKKGVNYRYAIIHDTKTPTPEQKEVLDVFDIEIKTNFSSRDTLTKSLQPYEHELLAITSRSESNIPYFQKVIPHVPYLRTPTTESLTWATEKLKMRQQLNSYDKNIGPAFMIVHDSAKKTIKEIEEKVGFPVVIKPTGLVRGLLVTAAYHHEELEKELNRVFWKINKLHRDTNGRGEPSVLVEQLMDGEMYSVDAHVTSRGTIHFNPFVHVKTGRSIGFDDFFSYQQITPTRLNKQSVADAQEVTEKAIRALGLRSTTAHVELLKTEDGWKVIEVGPRIGGFRHVMYNLSYGIDITENDIRTRIPRPITIPRTVKGHTALIKIYAPKEGVITKITGAKKAQQLKSFHSISVHKQIGDRAYFAKNGGRDIFHVTFFNKDRPKLLADIRRFEKMVEITTK, encoded by the coding sequence ATGCCGTCTACTCCAGAAACAAATATCGTCCTTTTTGTAGGTCTCACTCCAGCATTGCTTGGACCTATTCAGGCACTCAAAAAGAAGAAGGGTGTGAATTATCGCTATGCGATCATTCACGACACAAAAACACCCACTCCGGAACAAAAGGAGGTTCTGGATGTTTTTGATATTGAGATCAAAACGAATTTTTCCTCACGAGACACACTCACCAAATCTCTTCAACCATATGAGCACGAACTCCTTGCGATCACTTCCCGCTCAGAATCCAATATCCCCTATTTTCAAAAAGTGATCCCGCACGTACCTTACCTCAGGACACCTACGACCGAATCACTAACGTGGGCAACAGAAAAACTGAAGATGCGCCAACAACTTAACTCATATGACAAGAACATTGGCCCGGCCTTCATGATTGTTCATGATTCAGCAAAAAAAACGATCAAGGAAATCGAGGAAAAAGTCGGCTTCCCTGTTGTTATAAAGCCTACGGGACTTGTTCGAGGTCTTTTGGTCACAGCGGCCTATCATCACGAAGAACTTGAAAAGGAGCTTAACCGGGTTTTCTGGAAAATAAATAAACTTCACCGTGACACAAACGGCCGCGGAGAGCCCTCTGTACTTGTGGAGCAACTTATGGACGGAGAAATGTACTCTGTCGACGCACACGTCACCTCACGTGGCACTATTCACTTTAATCCATTCGTACACGTTAAGACCGGTCGATCGATCGGGTTCGATGATTTCTTCTCGTACCAGCAGATAACACCGACCAGACTCAACAAGCAAAGTGTTGCTGATGCACAAGAAGTTACCGAAAAAGCGATCAGGGCACTTGGTTTACGAAGCACCACGGCTCATGTTGAGCTCCTCAAAACCGAAGACGGTTGGAAAGTAATAGAGGTTGGCCCACGCATCGGCGGATTTCGCCATGTAATGTACAACCTTTCCTACGGGATCGATATCACTGAAAATGATATTAGAACACGTATTCCCCGCCCTATCACTATCCCTCGAACGGTAAAAGGACATACTGCCCTTATTAAAATTTACGCACCGAAGGAAGGCGTTATCACCAAGATAACAGGCGCGAAAAAAGCACAGCAACTTAAATCATTCCATTCGATCAGTGTTCACAAACAAATTGGTGATCGAGCGTATTTCGCAAAAAATGGTGGTCGTGACATTTTCCATGTCACCTTCTTTAACAAGGACCGCCCCAAACTCCTGGCTGATATTCGACGATTCGAAAAGATGGTTGAGATCACCACCAAGTAA